The following are from one region of the Pectobacterium actinidiae genome:
- the rapA gene encoding RNA polymerase-associated protein RapA yields MPFTLGQRWISDTESELGLGTVVAVDTRMITLLFPASGENRLYSRSDAPITRVMFNPGDTVTSHEGWQLKVDDVREEKGLLVYCGQRLDDETSAELREVFLDSKLTFNKPQDRLFAGQIDRMDRFALRYRARKHQNEQARQQWGGLRGMRASLIPHQLHIAHEVGQRHAPRVLLADEVGLGKTIEAGMIIHQQLLAGRANRVLIVVPETLQHQWLVEMLRRFNLLFSLFDDERYAEAKLDSSNPFETEQLVICSLGFVQRSAQRFTQLVNADWDLLVVDEAHHLVWNEESPSPEYQAIETLARATPAVLLLTATPEQLGQQSHFARLRLLDPNRFHDYHEFVAEQQQYRPVADAVTLLLAGEKAQTAELNALSDLLGEQDIEPLLKAINSDSDDNQKARQELITMLMDRHGTSRVLFRNTRQGVKGFPQRILHQIRLPLPAQYQTAIKVSGIMNANKALEVRARDMLYPEQIYQQLEGDDATWWNFDPRVEWLLNYLTANRDEKVLVICAQAATALQLEQVLRTREAIRAAVFHEGLSILERDRAAAYFASEEEGAQVLICSEIGSEGRNFQFASHLVMFDLPFNPDLLEQRIGRLDRIGQAKEIQIMVPYLENTAQALLVRWYHEGLDAFEHTCPTGRTIYDAHHTQLIERLTTVGEQQGLDEFIHVCRQQHDSLKQQLEQGRDRLLEMHSNGGEQAQLLAQAIAEQDNDVNLVTFALNLFDIVGINQEDRSDNLIILTPSDHMLVPDFPGLPQDGCTITFDRDQALSREDAQFISWEHPLIRNGLDLVLSGDTGSCAVSLLKNKALPVGTLLAELVYVVEAQAPKHLQLTRFLPPTPVRLLMDRKGTNLAAQVEFESFNRQLNAVNRHTSSKLVNAVQADVHAMLQQAEALVETQARQLITDAQEQADLQLRRELERLEALKAVNPNIREDELVALENQREQVLSNLHEANWRLDAIRLVVVTHQ; encoded by the coding sequence ATGCCTTTTACACTTGGTCAGCGCTGGATCAGCGATACGGAAAGCGAACTTGGACTGGGAACGGTTGTTGCCGTCGATACGCGTATGATTACGCTGCTTTTCCCTGCCAGCGGTGAAAACCGACTTTATTCCCGCAGCGACGCCCCCATCACCCGCGTGATGTTCAATCCCGGCGACACCGTCACCAGCCATGAAGGCTGGCAACTCAAAGTTGATGACGTGCGAGAAGAAAAAGGGTTGCTGGTGTATTGCGGCCAACGCCTGGACGATGAAACGTCGGCGGAACTGCGTGAAGTCTTTCTGGACAGCAAACTGACGTTCAATAAACCGCAAGATCGTCTGTTCGCCGGGCAGATTGATCGTATGGATCGCTTTGCCCTGCGCTATCGCGCCCGCAAGCATCAGAACGAGCAGGCACGGCAACAATGGGGCGGATTGCGCGGCATGCGTGCCAGCCTGATCCCCCATCAGCTTCATATCGCTCACGAAGTCGGCCAGCGCCACGCGCCACGCGTTTTACTGGCGGACGAAGTCGGTCTGGGAAAAACCATTGAAGCGGGGATGATCATCCACCAGCAGTTGCTAGCGGGTCGTGCCAACCGCGTGCTCATTGTCGTGCCGGAAACCCTGCAACACCAGTGGCTGGTCGAAATGCTGCGCCGCTTTAACCTGCTGTTTTCCCTGTTTGACGACGAGCGCTATGCCGAAGCCAAACTGGACAGCAGCAATCCATTTGAAACCGAACAACTGGTGATCTGCTCGCTGGGATTTGTTCAACGCAGCGCCCAGCGCTTTACACAGCTCGTCAACGCCGATTGGGATCTGCTGGTGGTGGATGAAGCCCATCATCTGGTCTGGAACGAAGAAAGTCCTAGCCCGGAATATCAGGCCATTGAAACACTGGCACGCGCCACGCCGGCCGTTCTGCTGTTAACCGCAACGCCGGAACAGCTCGGCCAGCAGAGCCACTTTGCGCGCTTACGCCTGCTCGATCCCAACCGTTTCCACGACTACCACGAATTCGTTGCCGAGCAGCAGCAGTACCGTCCGGTTGCCGATGCCGTCACCCTGCTGTTAGCAGGCGAAAAAGCCCAAACGGCTGAGCTGAATGCGCTGAGCGACCTGCTGGGTGAGCAGGACATCGAGCCGCTGCTGAAAGCGATCAACAGCGACAGCGATGACAATCAGAAAGCGCGTCAGGAACTGATCACCATGCTGATGGATCGCCACGGCACCAGCCGTGTGCTGTTCCGTAACACCCGTCAGGGTGTTAAAGGTTTCCCGCAGCGTATCCTGCATCAAATCCGCCTGCCGCTGCCAGCGCAGTACCAAACGGCGATTAAAGTGTCCGGCATCATGAACGCAAATAAGGCGCTGGAAGTGCGCGCCCGCGACATGCTGTATCCAGAACAAATTTACCAACAGCTTGAAGGGGACGATGCCACCTGGTGGAACTTCGATCCGCGCGTGGAATGGCTACTAAACTACCTGACGGCCAATCGTGATGAAAAAGTGCTGGTGATCTGTGCGCAAGCAGCGACGGCACTACAACTGGAGCAAGTGCTGCGCACGCGTGAAGCGATCCGCGCCGCCGTCTTCCATGAAGGGCTGTCGATTCTGGAACGCGACCGCGCCGCCGCCTATTTTGCTTCCGAAGAAGAAGGCGCACAGGTGCTGATCTGTTCAGAGATCGGTTCTGAAGGCCGTAACTTCCAGTTTGCCAGCCATTTAGTGATGTTCGATCTGCCATTCAACCCTGATCTGCTGGAACAGCGTATTGGTCGTCTGGATCGTATCGGGCAGGCCAAAGAAATTCAGATCATGGTGCCGTATCTGGAAAATACCGCGCAGGCGTTGCTGGTTCGCTGGTATCACGAAGGATTGGATGCGTTTGAGCACACCTGCCCGACAGGTCGCACCATCTATGATGCGCACCATACGCAACTGATCGAGCGACTGACGACGGTGGGTGAACAGCAGGGGTTGGATGAGTTTATTCATGTTTGCCGTCAGCAGCACGACAGCCTGAAGCAACAGCTTGAACAAGGCCGCGATCGCCTGCTGGAAATGCATTCTAACGGTGGCGAACAGGCTCAGCTGTTGGCGCAGGCCATCGCCGAACAGGATAATGACGTCAATCTGGTGACGTTCGCCCTGAACCTGTTTGATATTGTTGGCATCAATCAGGAAGATCGCAGCGATAACCTGATCATCCTGACGCCATCCGATCATATGCTGGTGCCAGATTTCCCAGGCCTGCCGCAAGACGGCTGTACGATCACCTTCGATCGCGATCAGGCGCTCTCCCGCGAAGACGCACAGTTTATCAGTTGGGAACACCCGCTTATCCGTAACGGACTCGATCTGGTGCTGTCCGGCGATACCGGAAGCTGCGCCGTGTCACTGCTGAAAAATAAAGCGCTGCCGGTCGGCACGTTGCTGGCCGAATTGGTTTACGTTGTGGAAGCACAAGCACCGAAGCACCTGCAACTGACCCGCTTCTTGCCGCCAACACCGGTTCGTCTGCTGATGGACCGTAAAGGTACTAATCTGGCAGCACAGGTTGAGTTTGAGAGCTTCAACCGCCAGCTCAACGCGGTCAATCGTCATACGTCCAGTAAACTGGTGAATGCCGTACAGGCTGACGTTCACGCGATGCTACAACAGGCAGAAGCGCTGGTAGAAACGCAGGCGCGCCAGTTGATTACCGACGCTCAAGAGCAGGCTGACCTGCAATTACGCCGCGAATTAGAACGTCTGGAAGCGCTGAAAGCCGTTAACCCCAACATTCGTGAAGATGAGTTGGTTGCACTGGAAAACCAGCGCGAGCAGGTACTCAGCAACCTCCATGAAGCAAACTGGCGTCTGGATGCTATTCGTCTGGTTGTGGTGACGCACCAGTAA
- the rluA gene encoding bifunctional tRNA pseudouridine(32) synthase/23S rRNA pseudouridine(746) synthase RluA, translating to MEPYNPPTDPWLHILYQDQHIMVVNKPSGLLSVPGRAPEHKDSVMSRIQADYPTAESVHRLDMATSGVIAVALTKAAERELKRQFREREPKKYYLARVWGHMAQDEGVIDLPLICDWPNRPKQKVCFETGKAAQTAYQVLSRDADGTTRVKLMPITGRSHQLRVHLLALGHPILGDGFYAHPDAKALAPRLLLHAQELAITHPAFNTPMHFRCEADF from the coding sequence ATGGAACCCTATAATCCGCCTACCGATCCCTGGCTGCATATTCTGTATCAGGATCAGCACATCATGGTGGTGAATAAACCCAGCGGTCTGCTGTCGGTTCCCGGCCGCGCGCCAGAACACAAAGACAGCGTCATGAGCCGCATTCAGGCAGACTACCCGACGGCTGAATCCGTTCATCGTCTGGATATGGCAACCAGCGGCGTGATTGCCGTGGCACTCACGAAAGCCGCAGAGCGCGAATTAAAGCGCCAGTTTCGCGAGCGCGAACCCAAGAAATACTATCTTGCCCGCGTCTGGGGACATATGGCGCAGGACGAAGGGGTTATCGACCTGCCGCTGATCTGCGACTGGCCAAATCGCCCGAAACAGAAAGTCTGTTTTGAAACAGGAAAAGCCGCACAGACAGCGTATCAGGTACTTTCGCGTGACGCTGACGGTACGACGCGCGTCAAGCTGATGCCGATTACCGGCCGTTCCCATCAACTGCGTGTCCACCTGCTCGCGCTAGGTCACCCCATTCTCGGCGATGGATTTTATGCGCATCCCGATGCCAAAGCACTGGCACCTCGCCTTTTACTGCATGCACAAGAACTGGCTATCACGCACCCGGCTTTCAATACCCCGATGCACTTTCGTTGCGAAGCGGATTTCTGA
- the djlA gene encoding co-chaperone DjlA: MRYWGKLLGLALGIVSSAGIWGMIMGLLMGHWIDKARASRRRDYFSAQSTRQSLFFLTTFQAMGHLTKSKGRVTEADIKIATKMMDRLELFGEARTAAQRAFREGKTSHFPLRLKLRKLRDACLGRFDLIKMFLEIQLQVAFVDGVLHPNERRVLYVIADELGVTREQFEFFLRNMESPSGQQSRQNQSRQNGKSHQRRSNGHSSGGYSNGHSYGGQRPASPPRGPTVESACRTLGVRSSDDAVTIKRAYRKLMSEHHPDKLVAKKLSPRMMEMAKRKAQDIQAAYELLKSANQTK; encoded by the coding sequence ATGCGGTATTGGGGAAAGTTGCTGGGGTTGGCGCTGGGAATCGTCTCAAGCGCTGGCATCTGGGGAATGATCATGGGCTTACTGATGGGGCATTGGATTGACAAAGCCCGGGCATCGCGTCGCCGTGATTATTTTTCCGCTCAGTCTACCCGCCAGTCATTGTTCTTTCTCACGACCTTTCAGGCCATGGGACACCTGACCAAATCCAAAGGTCGGGTGACGGAAGCCGATATCAAGATCGCGACCAAAATGATGGATCGGCTTGAGCTGTTTGGTGAGGCCAGAACGGCTGCTCAACGGGCTTTCCGCGAAGGAAAGACCAGCCATTTCCCTCTGCGACTAAAATTACGCAAGCTGCGCGATGCGTGTCTGGGACGTTTTGATTTAATTAAGATGTTTCTGGAAATTCAGCTTCAGGTCGCGTTTGTGGATGGCGTTTTACATCCGAACGAACGACGCGTGTTGTATGTGATTGCCGATGAGCTGGGTGTGACGCGTGAACAGTTTGAGTTCTTTCTGCGGAATATGGAAAGTCCCTCGGGGCAGCAGTCGCGGCAGAATCAATCGCGCCAGAACGGTAAATCACATCAGCGACGCAGTAACGGCCATTCCAGCGGGGGCTACTCTAACGGACACTCTTATGGCGGCCAACGCCCGGCCTCGCCGCCGCGAGGGCCTACGGTCGAAAGTGCCTGTCGTACGTTGGGCGTGCGCAGCAGCGATGACGCCGTGACGATTAAGCGCGCTTACCGCAAACTCATGAGCGAACATCATCCGGATAAGCTGGTCGCCAAAAAGCTTTCGCCGAGGATGATGGAGATGGCCAAGCGCAAAGCGCAGGATATTCAGGCTGCCTATGAACTATTGAAAAGCGCGAATCAGACAAAATAA
- the lptD gene encoding LPS assembly protein LptD: MKKSFPTLLATLVWSALYSQHALADLAEQCMLGVPTYNRPLVTGDPNQLPVNIQADKTEASYPDNAKFIGNVNIQQGNSVMTAEQVELNQLNPATQGSAPTRTITATGNVHYDDNQVILKGPKAWANLNTKDTDVYEGDYQMVGRQGRGSADKMKMRDSNRYTILENGSFTSCLPGDNSWSVVGSEVIQDREEQVAEIWNARFKIAGVPVFYSPYLQLPIGDKRRSGFLIPNAKYGSSKGFELLTPYYWNIAPNFDATITPHLQTKRGMQWQNEFRYLTTPGLGVIQFDWLPSDNEYAKISPQDSNDNRWLFHWGHNGVMDQVWRFNADYTKVSDDRYFTDLDSHYGSTTDGYVAQKLSAGYANQNWDTTLSSKQFQVFSNATSRDVYRAEPQLDINYYQNDIGPLDMHLYGQAVKFTNVNDNRPEATRLHVEPTLNLPLANRWASLNTEAKLLATHYQQENLDRYRADPTVNDVNKNALQSSVNRVMPQYKVDGKMVFEREMDWSQAYTQTLEPRAQYLYVPYRDQSSIHTYDSTLMQTDYSGLFRDRSYSGLDRIASANQIATGVTTRIYDDALVERFNASIGQIYYFDRPRTGDRNTSLDKSDNNGSQVWATDSFLKIDDRWGIRGGLQYDNRLNEVALGDAVLEYRRDAERLVQLNYRYASPEYIRDMLPNVTNQGSQQGISQVGVTASWPIVERWAVVGAYYYDTKANQPANQLIGLQYNTCCWAVSVGYERKITDWNSTSRSSEYDNKVSFNIELRGLSSNYSLGSEKMLRSGILPYQRAF; this comes from the coding sequence ATGAAAAAAAGTTTCCCAACTCTGCTGGCCACTCTGGTTTGGTCGGCGCTTTACAGTCAGCACGCGCTGGCCGATCTCGCTGAACAGTGCATGCTGGGTGTACCTACGTACAACAGACCACTGGTAACAGGCGATCCTAATCAGCTGCCGGTCAATATTCAGGCTGACAAAACCGAAGCCAGCTATCCCGACAACGCCAAATTCATCGGCAATGTTAACATCCAGCAGGGCAACAGCGTCATGACCGCCGAGCAGGTGGAACTGAACCAGTTGAATCCGGCAACGCAGGGTAGCGCGCCAACGCGTACCATTACTGCGACGGGAAATGTCCACTACGACGACAATCAGGTTATCCTGAAAGGCCCTAAAGCCTGGGCCAACCTGAACACCAAAGATACCGACGTCTATGAAGGCGACTATCAGATGGTGGGCCGTCAAGGGCGTGGTTCCGCCGACAAAATGAAAATGCGTGACAGCAATCGCTACACCATTCTGGAAAACGGCTCTTTCACTTCCTGTCTGCCGGGAGATAATAGCTGGAGTGTCGTCGGTTCGGAAGTGATTCAAGACAGAGAAGAGCAGGTTGCTGAAATCTGGAACGCACGTTTCAAGATTGCTGGCGTACCTGTGTTCTATAGCCCGTATTTACAGCTTCCTATCGGCGATAAACGACGCTCTGGTTTCCTGATTCCCAATGCGAAATACGGTAGCAGCAAAGGCTTCGAACTGCTGACGCCCTATTACTGGAATATCGCCCCTAATTTTGACGCTACGATCACACCGCATCTGCAAACTAAACGTGGTATGCAGTGGCAGAACGAATTCCGCTACCTGACCACACCGGGTCTGGGTGTCATTCAGTTCGACTGGTTACCCAGCGACAATGAATACGCCAAAATCTCCCCACAAGATAGCAACGACAACCGTTGGCTGTTCCACTGGGGTCACAACGGCGTGATGGATCAGGTATGGCGTTTTAACGCGGACTACACAAAAGTCAGCGACGACCGCTACTTTACCGATCTCGATTCGCATTACGGTTCAACCACCGATGGTTACGTCGCGCAAAAACTCAGCGCAGGCTATGCGAATCAAAACTGGGACACCACGCTGTCCAGCAAGCAATTCCAGGTCTTTTCCAATGCAACCAGCCGCGATGTCTACCGCGCTGAGCCGCAGCTCGATATCAATTATTACCAAAATGATATCGGCCCACTTGATATGCACCTTTATGGTCAGGCGGTAAAATTTACCAACGTCAACGACAACCGACCGGAAGCGACTCGTCTGCACGTTGAGCCAACGCTGAATCTCCCGCTGGCAAACCGCTGGGCTAGTCTGAATACCGAAGCCAAGCTGTTAGCGACGCACTATCAACAGGAAAATCTGGATCGCTATCGTGCCGATCCTACCGTCAACGACGTCAATAAAAACGCACTTCAGAGTTCCGTTAACCGCGTCATGCCGCAATATAAAGTCGATGGCAAAATGGTCTTTGAACGCGAAATGGATTGGTCGCAGGCCTATACCCAGACGCTGGAACCTCGCGCGCAATATCTGTACGTGCCTTATCGCGATCAAAGCAGCATCCATACCTATGACTCCACGCTGATGCAGACCGATTATTCCGGCCTGTTCCGCGATCGCAGCTACAGCGGGCTGGATCGTATCGCGTCCGCGAACCAGATTGCGACCGGTGTCACCACGCGTATTTATGATGATGCGTTGGTTGAACGTTTTAACGCTTCTATTGGTCAAATCTATTACTTCGATCGCCCACGTACTGGCGACCGCAATACGTCACTCGATAAAAGTGATAATAACGGCAGTCAGGTGTGGGCCACAGATTCATTCCTGAAAATCGATGACAGGTGGGGCATTCGCGGGGGTCTCCAGTATGACAATCGTCTGAACGAAGTCGCGCTGGGCGACGCCGTGTTAGAATACCGTCGCGATGCGGAACGTCTGGTGCAGTTAAACTACCGCTACGCTAGCCCTGAATATATTCGCGACATGCTGCCGAACGTGACCAATCAGGGGTCTCAGCAAGGTATCTCGCAGGTCGGTGTCACCGCGAGCTGGCCGATTGTCGAACGTTGGGCAGTAGTTGGGGCTTATTATTACGATACTAAGGCCAATCAGCCCGCAAACCAGCTGATTGGGTTACAGTACAATACCTGCTGTTGGGCCGTGAGCGTCGGTTATGAACGTAAAATTACCGACTGGAACAGCACCAGCCGCAGCAGCGAATACGACAACAAAGTGTCGTTTAATATCGAATTACGTGGTTTAAGCAGCAATTACAGTCTGGGTTCCGAAAAAATGCTGCGTTCAGGTATTTTGCCTTACCAGCGCGCATTCTGA
- the surA gene encoding peptidylprolyl isomerase SurA gives MKNWRTLILGLALSASTAFAAPQVVDKVAAVVDNSVVLESDVNSLLQSVKLNAQQAGQQLPDDATLRHQITDRLIMDNIILQMAQKMGIQVTDEQLDQAISNIAAQNRMSLDQLKSQLAYEGLNYNTYRNQIRKEMLISEVRNNEVRRRITVLPQEVDTLAKQIANQTGENDELNLSHILIPLPENPTQQQVDEAENLATSLVKQISEGADFGKLAITYSADSQALKGGQMGWGKLQEIPTLFAERLTQAQKGQVVGPIRSGVGFHILKVNDIRGGNKSVSVTETHARHILIKPSVVMTDSQAQAKLAEVAQQIKNGSTDFAAQAKLLSQDPGSANQGGDLGWASPDMYDPAFRDALLKLKKGEISQPVHSSFGWHLIQLLDTRQVDKTDAAQKEQAYRMIFNRKFAEEAQTWMQEQRAAAYVKVINGATN, from the coding sequence ATGAAGAACTGGAGAACGCTTATTCTCGGATTGGCACTGAGTGCCTCTACCGCGTTCGCAGCACCACAGGTGGTTGATAAAGTCGCAGCAGTGGTCGACAACAGCGTCGTGTTGGAAAGTGATGTAAACAGTCTTTTGCAGTCGGTAAAACTGAACGCCCAGCAGGCCGGGCAACAGTTGCCAGATGACGCCACGCTGCGTCATCAGATTACTGACCGCCTGATCATGGATAACATCATCCTGCAAATGGCGCAGAAGATGGGTATTCAGGTGACGGATGAGCAGTTGGATCAGGCGATTAGCAATATTGCCGCTCAGAACCGGATGTCTTTGGATCAGCTAAAAAGCCAGTTGGCTTATGAAGGTCTGAATTACAACACCTACCGTAACCAGATTCGTAAAGAGATGCTGATTTCGGAAGTGCGTAACAACGAAGTCCGCCGTCGCATTACCGTCCTGCCGCAGGAAGTCGATACGCTGGCTAAGCAGATCGCCAACCAGACCGGTGAAAATGATGAGCTGAACCTGAGCCACATTCTGATCCCATTGCCAGAAAACCCCACTCAGCAGCAGGTTGATGAGGCGGAAAATCTGGCAACGTCGCTGGTGAAGCAAATCAGCGAAGGGGCGGATTTCGGTAAGCTGGCTATCACTTATTCGGCCGACTCTCAGGCGCTGAAAGGCGGCCAGATGGGCTGGGGAAAACTGCAAGAGATCCCAACGCTGTTTGCTGAACGCTTAACGCAGGCGCAGAAAGGTCAGGTCGTTGGCCCAATCCGTTCTGGTGTGGGCTTCCACATTCTGAAAGTGAACGATATTCGCGGCGGTAACAAAAGCGTATCGGTAACTGAAACGCACGCTCGTCATATTCTGATCAAACCCTCTGTCGTCATGACGGACAGCCAGGCGCAAGCTAAGCTGGCCGAAGTCGCACAGCAGATCAAAAATGGCAGCACCGATTTCGCCGCACAAGCCAAACTGCTCTCTCAGGATCCGGGTTCCGCGAATCAGGGCGGCGACCTCGGCTGGGCTTCTCCGGATATGTACGATCCCGCCTTCCGTGATGCGCTGTTGAAACTGAAGAAAGGCGAAATCAGCCAGCCTGTTCATTCCTCTTTTGGCTGGCACCTGATTCAGTTACTGGACACCCGTCAGGTGGACAAAACCGACGCGGCGCAAAAAGAGCAGGCGTATCGTATGATCTTTAATCGTAAGTTCGCGGAAGAAGCGCAAACCTGGATGCAGGAGCAGCGTGCAGCGGCTTATGTCAAAGTGATTAATGGTGCCACTAACTAA
- the pdxA gene encoding 4-hydroxythreonine-4-phosphate dehydrogenase PdxA produces the protein MQTESNTPRVVITPGEPAGIGPDLVIALAQQAWPVELVICADPDLLLSRALQLSMPLTLRDYQPGQPAQPQLAGSLTILPITAPATIIPGDLAVANSAYVVETLARACDGCLNGEFAALITGPVHKGIINDAGVPFSGHTEFFADRSRCKRVVMMLATEELRVALATTHLPLAAVSAAITRQSLHEIITILHHDLQTKFGIAQPQIYVCGLNPHAGEGGHMGREELDVINPALDELRQQGITLVGPLPADTLFQPKYLQHADAVLAMYHDQGLPVLKYQGFGRAVNITLGLPFIRTSVDHGTALELAATGNADPGSFITALNLAIKMIKHSNE, from the coding sequence ATGCAGACTGAGAGCAATACGCCACGCGTTGTGATCACCCCCGGCGAACCCGCCGGGATTGGCCCCGATCTGGTGATTGCTCTGGCTCAGCAGGCCTGGCCTGTAGAGCTCGTGATTTGTGCGGATCCTGACCTGTTACTCAGTCGCGCATTGCAGCTGTCTATGCCACTGACGCTGCGTGACTATCAACCCGGTCAGCCCGCACAGCCACAACTGGCAGGTAGCCTGACCATTCTGCCTATCACCGCACCGGCAACCATCATTCCAGGTGACTTGGCTGTCGCTAACAGCGCTTATGTTGTTGAGACACTGGCGCGGGCGTGTGATGGCTGCCTGAACGGCGAATTTGCCGCGCTGATTACTGGCCCGGTGCATAAAGGCATTATCAACGATGCCGGTGTCCCATTCAGCGGACACACTGAATTTTTTGCCGATCGCAGCCGCTGTAAGCGTGTCGTCATGATGCTGGCGACGGAAGAGTTACGTGTCGCTTTAGCGACCACGCATCTGCCGCTTGCAGCCGTTTCTGCGGCGATTACCCGCCAGAGCCTGCATGAAATCATCACGATTTTGCACCATGATTTGCAGACCAAATTCGGCATCGCTCAACCGCAGATTTATGTCTGTGGGCTGAATCCCCATGCCGGTGAAGGCGGCCATATGGGTCGTGAAGAGCTGGATGTCATTAATCCTGCACTGGACGAGCTACGGCAGCAGGGCATTACACTGGTTGGGCCGTTGCCTGCCGACACGCTTTTTCAGCCTAAGTATCTGCAACACGCTGACGCCGTTTTGGCGATGTACCACGATCAAGGGCTCCCGGTTCTGAAATATCAGGGCTTCGGGCGCGCCGTTAATATCACGCTGGGGTTACCTTTTATTCGTACGTCGGTCGATCACGGTACAGCGCTTGAGCTGGCCGCGACGGGTAACGCCGACCCCGGCAGCTTCATCACGGCATTAAATCTTGCCATTAAAATGATAAAACACAGTAATGAATAA
- the rsmA gene encoding 16S rRNA (adenine(1518)-N(6)/adenine(1519)-N(6))-dimethyltransferase RsmA codes for MNNRVHQGHFARKRFGQNFLNDHFVIDSIVSAIHPQPGQAIVEIGPGLGALTAPVGDRMDRFTVIELDRDLAARLEKHPTLKDKLTIIQQDAMTIDFAALAEQAGQPLRVFGNLPYNISTPLMFHLFTYTQSIRDMHFMLQKEVVNRLVAGPNSKAFGRLSVMAQYYCQVIPVLEVPPEAFKPAPKVDSAVVRLVPHAEIPYPVSDIRVLSRITTEAFNQRRKTLRNSLGNLFTPDVLTALGIDVTSRAENVTVEQYCRLANWLSEHPAKQE; via the coding sequence ATGAATAATCGCGTACACCAAGGTCACTTCGCCCGTAAACGTTTTGGGCAAAACTTTTTAAACGATCACTTCGTGATCGATAGCATTGTTTCGGCGATTCATCCTCAGCCAGGTCAAGCGATCGTCGAGATCGGCCCTGGCCTCGGTGCACTTACCGCACCCGTTGGCGATCGAATGGATCGTTTTACCGTTATTGAGTTGGATAGAGATCTGGCAGCACGGTTGGAAAAACACCCAACGCTGAAAGACAAGCTGACCATTATTCAGCAAGATGCCATGACGATCGATTTCGCCGCGCTCGCTGAACAGGCTGGGCAACCGCTGCGTGTTTTCGGCAACCTGCCGTATAATATTTCCACACCGCTGATGTTCCATTTGTTCACCTATACTCAATCTATCCGCGACATGCATTTTATGTTGCAGAAAGAAGTGGTTAACCGCTTGGTGGCAGGGCCGAACAGTAAAGCTTTCGGACGCCTGAGCGTCATGGCACAGTATTATTGTCAGGTGATTCCGGTGCTTGAAGTACCGCCGGAGGCCTTCAAGCCCGCACCTAAAGTTGATTCCGCCGTAGTGCGACTCGTGCCTCATGCCGAGATCCCCTACCCGGTCAGTGATATTCGCGTGCTGAGCCGCATCACCACGGAAGCGTTTAACCAGCGCCGTAAGACATTGCGTAACAGCCTAGGCAACCTGTTCACCCCAGACGTTCTCACGGCCTTGGGGATCGATGTCACCAGCCGCGCAGAGAATGTGACGGTTGAGCAATATTGCCGACTGGCGAACTGGCTAAGCGAGCATCCTGCAAAACAGGAATAA
- the apaG gene encoding Co2+/Mg2+ efflux protein ApaG — translation MINAPRVCVQVQSFYVESQSEPDEERFVFAYTITVRNLGRHEVQLLGRYWLITNGNGRQTEVQGEGVVGEQPIIQPGSEFQYTSGAVIETPLGTMEGHYHMLDHQGKAFQVSIPVFRLAIPSLIH, via the coding sequence ATGATTAATGCGCCCCGTGTTTGTGTACAGGTTCAGAGCTTCTACGTGGAATCACAATCGGAGCCTGATGAAGAGCGTTTCGTGTTTGCTTACACGATTACGGTTCGCAATCTGGGGCGTCATGAAGTCCAGCTTTTGGGACGGTATTGGCTGATCACCAACGGTAACGGTCGCCAGACTGAAGTTCAGGGTGAAGGCGTCGTCGGCGAACAGCCGATTATCCAGCCCGGTAGCGAATTCCAATATACCAGCGGTGCCGTCATAGAAACGCCTCTCGGCACGATGGAAGGCCACTACCATATGCTTGACCATCAGGGTAAAGCGTTTCAGGTTTCAATCCCCGTTTTCCGTCTGGCAATTCCTTCACTGATACATTAA